The region CTCGGTGACGGTCATGCCCGGCTCGACCAGCCCCACCCGGACACCGCGGGCGGTCACCTCCTGGCGCATGGCCTCGCTGAAGGCGCCCACCGCGTGTTTGGTGGCCGAGTAGACGCTGTTGCCGGGCCGCGCCACCCGGCCACCCACCGAGCTGACGTTCACCAGGTCCGCCACCCCGCGCGGGCCGTCGGACGCCGTCCGCAGCAGATGCGGCAGCGCCTGCTGGGAGGTGTGCAGTACGGCCTCGAGGTTGAGGGCGATCATCCGCTCCCAGCTCTCGGGGTCGCTCTCCTCGACCGTGCCGGTGGCCGCATAGCCGGCGTTGTTCACCAGCACATCGAGCCGTCCGTACTGCTCCGCCGCGTCCTCGACGCACTGACGGGCCTGCGCCGCGCTCCGCAGATCGGCGGTGAGGACGGTGCAGGAGCGGCCCTCCTTCCGGAGGGTGGCGGCCAGGTCCTCCAGCCGATCGGTGCGGCGGGCCACCAGCGCGAGATCGGCTCCCTGGCGGGCCAGCGCCAGGGCGGTGGCCGCTCCGATGCCGCTGGACGCGCCGGTCACCAGCGCCGCGCAGCCCGACAGCGGGCCGTCGGGGGGCGCGGCGTTCCCGGCCTGCCGGTCGTTCCCGGTGTTCATGTCCGTCACCCTGGCTCCCTGGTCTCGCGGGGGTGGGGAGGCCGCGGGGCCGCATGGCCCGGGCCATGCGTCGGGTACCCCGGTGGCGGCCGCCCATCACCTCGCGTTTCCCCTTTCGGACCGGGGATGGGCCGGGGCGGACCAGGGACGCGTCAGAGCGAAGGTGGCAGCGTCAGCGGAAGGCGCCGCTGTAGGCGTTGAGCGCGGGCTGGCCGCCGAGGTGGGCGTAGAGCACGTTGGAGTCCTTGGGTATGTCGCCGTCGCGGACCAGGTCGATGAGCCCGGCCATGGACTTGCCCTCGTAGACCGGGTCGAGGATCACCCCTTCGAGGCTTCCGGTGAGCCGGATCGCGTCGAGGGTGGAGTCGACCGGGACGCCGTAGAGCTCCCCGGCCCAGCCCTCCAGCACGGTGATCTCCTCATCGCGCAGCTCCCGGCCGAGGCCGATCAGAGCGGCGGTCTCGCGTGCGATCTTCTCCACCTGGGCATGGGTCTCGGCCACCTTGGCGGAGGCGTCGATGCCCAGCACCCGGCGGGGGCGGTCCTGCCCCGCGAAGCCCGCGATCATGCCCGCCTGGGTGGAGCCGGTGACGCTGCACACCACGATGGTGTCGAAGAAGACGCCCAGCTCCCGCTCCTGCGCCTGGACCTCGCGGGCCCAGTTGGCGAAGCCCAGACCGCCCAGCGGATGGTCGGAGGCCCCGGCGGGGATCGGATACGGCGTGCCGCCCGCGGCGCGGACGTCCTCCAGGGCGCGGGCCCAGCTGTCCTTGAAGCCGATGCCGAATCCGGCGTCGGCCAGTTGCACCCGCGCGCCCATGATCCGTGAGAGCAGGATGTTGCCGACCTTGTCGTTGACGGAGTCGGGCCAGTCCACCCAGCTCTCCTGCACCAGTACGGCCTTCAGCCCCAGCTTCGCCGCCACCGCGGCGACCTGGCGGGTGTGGTTGGACTGCACACCGCCGATGCTCACCAGAGTGTCCGCGCCCTTCCGGAGCGCGTCGGGGACGAGGTACTCCAGCTTGCGGGTCTTGTTGCCGCCGAAGGCCAGCCCGCTGTTGCAGTCCTCGCGCTTGGCCCAGACGCGCGCCCCGCCGAGCCGCTCGCTCAGCCGGTCCAGGGGGTGGATGGGGCTGGGGCCGAACAGCAGGGGATGGCGCTCGAAGTCATCGAGGGACATGGGTGACTCCTTAGGGATGGTGCCGGATGCCCGCATGGGTGGTGCCGGATGTCCGCCGATCCCTACCCCGCCGCTCCCCGTCGGCACACGAGCCGGAACCTCCCCAATGCCTCCCCTTCGGCACACGACCGGCGTATGCCTGTAGGCCGTTGGGGTCCCGCTGCTGTCCAGCCTGAGCACCCTGCCGCCGGGTCGCGGAGACGATCTGTTCCTGAGCCCTCATTCCGCTGCCGCCGCGACGGCGCTCGACCGCCGAGTCCACCCCGTCCGCCCCACTCGCCCAGGG is a window of Streptomyces violaceusniger Tu 4113 DNA encoding:
- a CDS encoding SDR family oxidoreductase, with protein sequence MNTGNDRQAGNAAPPDGPLSGCAALVTGASSGIGAATALALARQGADLALVARRTDRLEDLAATLRKEGRSCTVLTADLRSAAQARQCVEDAAEQYGRLDVLVNNAGYAATGTVEESDPESWERMIALNLEAVLHTSQQALPHLLRTASDGPRGVADLVNVSSVGGRVARPGNSVYSATKHAVGAFSEAMRQEVTARGVRVGLVEPGMTVTEMTADNRTATVARGMTRESWLHPEDIARAIAFMVVQPAHAAVNEIMVRPTAQEH
- a CDS encoding 1-aminocyclopropane-1-carboxylate deaminase produces the protein MSLDDFERHPLLFGPSPIHPLDRLSERLGGARVWAKREDCNSGLAFGGNKTRKLEYLVPDALRKGADTLVSIGGVQSNHTRQVAAVAAKLGLKAVLVQESWVDWPDSVNDKVGNILLSRIMGARVQLADAGFGIGFKDSWARALEDVRAAGGTPYPIPAGASDHPLGGLGFANWAREVQAQERELGVFFDTIVVCSVTGSTQAGMIAGFAGQDRPRRVLGIDASAKVAETHAQVEKIARETAALIGLGRELRDEEITVLEGWAGELYGVPVDSTLDAIRLTGSLEGVILDPVYEGKSMAGLIDLVRDGDIPKDSNVLYAHLGGQPALNAYSGAFR